The genomic region TCGGAGTGTGGGTCCTGAGCATGGCCTCTAGGTGGCGCTCTGTGGCCTGCCCACGCCAGGGGCGGATTACTGGCCAGGAGGCGGACAAGACAGCCGTGGTGTGGAGATAACACCCACCGGCAGGGCAGAGGCAGGCAGCAGGTGGACAAGAAAGCAGCCCTCAGAggaaggcaaaaaggaaaaaagtagagaggaggaagaataagaaaaaataagagacaaggaaataaaagacatgGACATTAAGGAACAGGAATCCAAGGCCAAGGGAAGTCAAATTAGATATGATCATAGAGgagctcagcgataaagaatctgcccgtcaatacaggagacttgggtttaatccctgagtcgagaagatcccctggagaagggaatggcaacccactccagtattcttgcctggagaatcccatggacagaggagcctggtgagctacagtccgggagttaagaagagttggacatgactgagcaactaacactttcactttcatacagagagaagggaaaatcccctggagggggaaatgacaacccactccagtattctggtctgggacatcccttggacagagaagcctggcaggctacagtccatggggttgcaagagttggacacagcttggtgactaaaccaccaccaccaccatatatagagagagactgagacaaGACACACGAGGGAGGGAAATTCAGGCATGGTAAAGCCtggagaaatcaagaaaaaaaaagaaaagaaatactgaaggcaAGATAAACTGAAGCCATAAGAGAGACAGaacaggaaaaaggagagaaatagatCAAGACCCAACTTCGGAGGACAGCATAAAGTGAAAGGGAGACCTAGGGAAACGAGGAGAGACTGGCAGAGACAGAGCGATGCCAATCCCTGGAGAGAAACAGTCTCAGCGATGTTTGGAGACAGAGATatccaggagagaaagagaggaggagcAGGAAAACCCACCCACAGGCAGAGAAAAGGCGCCGGGCACTGTTTCCAGGAGATTATAAATCTGTACTGGCCACAGAGACACTGTCACACTGGGAGAAGCTGCCTTCATCCTCCCAGGATATTTTTCTGGGGGCAGGGTTCTCACCTCCCCTCAGGGAAGGTGCCCACCACCTGATACCCCAAACAATTGGGGGACTGGGCCCCAAGATCTCAGATGATCGCTGGGCTTTAGGGACATAGAGGTGTAAAAAGGACTGGGGCTGAATTAGGAAATGAGAAATGGTTGGAGTTGGGGTGGGGTATGCACTGGGCAGGGCTCTATAATATGATGGAATCTCCACTGACCCCAGCACTCACAGCCCAAGGCTGTCCTACCGCCACAGCCCAGGAGTGTCATCATAAAGCCAAGATTGTCCCAGACACAGTCCAGGCTGGTCTCTGTCTCAACTCAGAAAGGAAACATCTGTCCTGCTATCCATCAAGCTAAGAGTCCCATATAAAGTCAGGTACAAAGTTAACAGGAACCATTTTTCCCAATGTTAAGCTGCAGCTGTCAAGGGTTATAAAGACTCCCTTCTTCGAGTTGTTAttgtttccttcctcagtgagaaACCTTGTTCTCTCAAATCACAGGCTCTCCGAAGCTCTGCCTGTTGACATGTATCAATAAGAATGGAGGGTCCCACTCTTGGCAGGAGAATCTCTGTCGATGACAATGAGGTACTAACTCTATTTTCAACCATGGCGCAGAGTTTCAGATAAGGGGTTTCCGGGACACAACATTCTACCTCTATCTTTACTGCCAAGAAAATAGGGCCTTGGGTCCTAGTCCCAGTCCAGACCTGAAACTGAACTCTGCCTTCATCCTGCTCCCACTCTTAGAGGTTCTGGGAATCTTCTCCTGTCGCCCCCAAAGGCTGATTCCTCCCTCCTAACCCATCCTGTCGCCCCAGGCCCATGCTTCTCCCATTGCCGTCTTCTCTTCCATATAGCCATCCCTAGAAGTCCCACCTGGGTCCCCCTTCCCACCGATTACTTCTCTCCCTTCATCCCCGTTAAAGCCTTGTGCTCCTTTTTAAGGGGCCCCCTCCTCCTTGGCTCCCTGCAGCGGAACCTGAGTGCGGGAGGGCAAGTGGTCCACCCGGAAGTGCGCCTCCCCTAAGAGCTCCCCAGACCCCGGCCGCGAACCCACCTGCCTCAATGCCGCTGCAGCCATGGTCTTTGCGACTGGTATCTGTGCCTGCCCAGGGCGCGGCCTGGGATAAAGACGTTCCGGCCCCGCCCCGCTCACGCCTCTTTCTGTGGGATGGTTTGTCAGCCTAGAACCCCAGGCGGGCCTGGCCTTCCCAGTTGCAGGGCGCCCGCGGGGAGCAGGGCTGTACCTCAGAGCGCATGCGCTAGACCCCGCGAGAAGAAGGGAGTAACTTGAAACACACCCTCCTTCCAGCCCGGACGCTAGAGTGTGCATTCAGCGGTTTtcagaaatgcattttaataGGTACAGTACCGTGGTGGAGAGCTAAAGGGAAAagaagggaggggtggggagcagaaATCTTCACATATCGCGATTCTTGGTGAAAAGAAAAACCACGCAATTAAGATCGGTGGGCGCAGATGTTATGTAAAAATACACTTTtgaagggaaaggactctgaagagCATGGCAGATAGGGATGAAGGGGAAGCTTCACTCTGACCGAATACTTCCCTGTTTGAATATAGGTTTCCTTTCCAACGAGAAGATATACGTGTACTCTTTGtaactttttaaagagagaaacacCCAGGGTTCACCATGCCTCCTTCCAGCCCTTTTCATCAGGGACGCCTGGAAATGTTCAGTTCCCCAGTTCATCAATGAGCTCCAGTGAGCAGGCTCTAGGCAGAATTCCCCTTCAAGACTGTCTCCCCAATTTCATGACCCCCAGAGGCAGACAGTCCCTGCTGAGtgcgtgcacgctcagttgcttccgttgtgtccaactctgtccatgggattttcctggcaagaatactggagtgggttgccatgccctcctccttcccGACtcagcagggatcgaacccgcttctcctgcattgcaggcggattatttacccaCCGAACCACTCGGGAAGCCCTACAGCCCCTCAGGATCTCTCTAATCGCTAGCAATTCAAACCTGTTTCAGTGTTCCCTATATCATGCCCCGAGGTCACCGTGCGCACcagctccccccccccaaaaaaaaaaaatcttccgtGGTCGAAGTTCCCCCATCGCCTGCATCCAGGTTACTGTGACACCAAACTATTGTTCCTGTTGTATCCTCAAACTCTGCTCTTTAGGTCACTCTACCCTGAGACATTTTGCTCCCAAATTCTGGTTCCCCAGCACGAAAAGCCACAGGCCCGGGCAGTCAAATTCTGAGTCCTTCCCGGCAAGGTGTCTCCTTGTTTTCCTTTCCACCTGCCCAGTCCTCCTCCCCTACCACCTAGGCTGGAGCCGCAAGGGTGCGGCGCCCAGGCGGCTCCCCGCCTCTGCCACGGCCAATCTGCGATTGCCGCACACACCCCCGCCTCGGCCAATCCCGCTGCAGCGATGCAGCCCCACCTCCGCACCCGGGGACTTACCCCGTATAGGGCCCCTCGCCCCATCTGAGGGGGAGGCCAGACTCCGCTCCCTCCCAGCCGGGGAGTCCACACCCCCTAGTTTCCTCCTCCTCAAACCCTGGAATCCAGATCCCAGCCCTTTCTCCCTCTGACCCGGCAGTGTCAACCCCCTAAGCTTTCTCTTCCCTCATTATTTTTGGTGCTGGCCAGTCTCCTACTCAGCTGCAAGCGAGGTCAAAGCTCCTTTTCCCTAAGGGCCAAGAATaaggtggaggcctgtttgcTTAACTCCCTCCATTATCTCCTAATGAGAGCTTAATTGACTCTCCCTTGCGGGCCTTTTTAATTAGCTAGCCGGTGAAGCCGACCTGCAATACTTTTCCCAGGAGCCCTGGGCTGCAGTCTCCTGCTGCAGGGCCTGCCGGGAGTTGTAGTCCCTCGGGTCCAAGCCACGCGTAAGAATGCGTGGGAGCTGGGTGGGGCGGGGTCGGGCCACCCGGTCCTGGCATGGTAGGACTCATAAAGGGCCGGAAATAAATGCATTgatgccctcctcctcctggttGCAAAGTGCTTTTATGGGAAACTGGGGGGGTGGTTTGGCACATTGGCGAGTGGGCTGAATGTATACAGtcggggctggggtgggtggagTGCTGCACCTGAGCGGCAGAGGGTGGAAACTGGAATTTGGGAGATTGAGTTTGGGGTGGGAGAACCCTCGTCAGGGAGGCCCAGGTGGAAATGTCAGGGATcagggaggggtggtgggggccTCCGCCGGGGCGGCCTGGCCTGCCTTGCGCCCATACCCCAGCTCCGCACCCCCAGTCACGAGCAGCTCAGTCCCCGTGCAGAAGCTGGCTTCGGAGGCCAAGAACACAGCAGCAGCCGCCACCTCAGCTGGCTGGCCCATGCggcccaggggctggggagagacaaggagggaaggagaatCAGGAGGAGCCCCGCCTGACCTCCATCCCCACACCACCTCGACCCGGCCCCCACTCCTACCTGGGCCAGTGTGCCCTCTCGGATTGTAGCAGTGGGGTCAGGTGTTGAGGCCGCCAGCTCTTCCCACAGAGGGGTCCAGATGTTTCCAGGGGAgatgctggggtgggggaggacaggGGGTCAGGGAAGTCCAATGCACACACTGCCCCTTGGGGTCGCTCCCCCAAGAAGCTCCCCACCCACGTGGAGCTGCTCACCAGTTGACACGGACGCCATATTGACTCTCATCCAGGGCCAAGGCTTTGGTCAAGGCTGTCACTGCCCCCTGCAGAAGACGGGGCACGGAGAAAGTTCAGACTGGAGCAGATGAGGTTCCTTCTGCCGTCTCCTCGcacccctgaaggagggcatggcaacccactccagtattcttgcctggagaatcccatggacagaggagcctggcgggctattgtctacagggtcccaaagagtcagacacgactgagcgacctagcATGCGACCTAGCATGCGTGCACCCAACCAGGGGGCGTCAAGCAGGGGCATTGGAAGAGGGAAGTCACACTCTCCCTGCAGGTCTCATCCGGCTGCACCTGGCTCTGTTTCCTGGGAAGCCAGGTGGCCATGCCTCAGGCCATACCTCAGGGCTGAGGCACCTGCAGGAAGGGGCGGGTCTCTCAGCGGTGTACCTTGGTGGCCACGTAGGGAGCCGCCTGGGATTGGCCGATCGCCCCGACCAGGCTGGAGATGTTGATGACATTTCCCCGGCTCTTGCGCAGATGAGGGAGGGCGAGCTGGGGAGACAGAAAGCGGAGTAAGCTGCCAGCCTGTCTCTCTGCTCTTCAGTCATGCAAGACCTTGAGTAAATTCCAATTCTATCCCTCCCCTCGCTTGCCTTGGGCAAGGCCCCTTCCTATCACAAAAGATTGATTAATGGGTACAAGGTGGCTCACCCCAAGGGATACTCAGAATGGGAAGCTAAACTAGTTCCCTCTCCGGATCACCCCACCAGCTCTTGCAGACCTCGACTCCCTCACAAAACAGCCTCTGCCCCATCCTCAGTGCTGTATCTTCAGATACTCCCCCAAATGTTCCAACCTCAGGGCCTCTGCACTTGctattctctctgcctggaatgttttTCCTGACATAGCATGTGACTTACTCCTAGGGTGACCAACTCTCCCCAGTTTGCCCAGGACTGAAGAGTTTCTGAGGACATGGGACATTCAGGTCAGGGCTGAAAGGAGACGATCCTATCCCCTCAGCAACTTCAGTgcaaatgtcacttcctcagtGAGCTTTCCCTGACCATGCTATTTAAaacatcatgttttttttttaaaggatggctAGGTGTCCAGTTCTGTAGGAATTTGGCTTACTAATCCTAAGTGGCCATTCATACATACATTCAACACActgtgactttcttttttggcAGCACCTCctatcttagttccccgaccggggattgaatccacaccccTACGGAGGAAGCACCGAGACTTaactactgcaccaccagggaagtccctaccattCTGTTTAAAACTGCAACCTGCCTATCCCTGGGCCCCCAACCAATTaactccctcctctcccccaccctggaAAGCTGAGGTCCATGGGGACTGAGCCAGGCTTATTCGCCACCTCATCTCAGCACTGGGCACACAGctagtgttcagtaaatatttgtcccGCACTGCTGTGGCCCCTGTCCAACCCTCACATGCACTCCTTGGCTGGCATCCTCCCCCCCCACCAAGGTCACCTACGCCTCTGTGTGGCTACATCAAGGACCTGCTAGTCTCTTATCAGCCTGACCTctgcacctccctccctcccttcagaCAACCCGATCTGAGAGCCTGGCTCACTCAGCTGACGCACTGTAGCACTCACCCTGGCCTGATTCCATTTCCCCTAAATGTTGGGGTTCCTGGGTCCGCTTCTTGCCTCCCTGCTCTGCCATGGGAGCCCCACTTCCCTGGGTTTCCACAGGCACCTCCTAAGTCTCCCTTGGGTGCCCCTTATGGAGTGCCTGACCTGCCACCTGCGGGCATTTCCATCTCTGTCTCAAGGGCAAAACTTAAGTGTTGGATCCCCCAAACCTGCCCCCATCCCTGGTCCCCAGTCTCTGACATGGGGTCCACTCCCACTCAGCCTCTCAAAACAGAGTCTCAGGAGATCTGGGTGGCCTTCCAGAGACTCCCCCTTTGGTCCTCAACAGACCCATCACCAAGGTGCTCTTAAATCTCTACAAGTCCCTCGCTCACTAATTCATTCAATCAACATTTCATGAGGACCTATTATGTGCTGGGTAACGGGGTAAAAGCTGGGGATACTGCAGGAATCAAGAATGGGAGAGatttctgccctcatggagctcaaGTTGCATGGGGAGGCAGTCTGAAGCAAATGCAAGTGCACTGTGGAATGTTCTAGAGTGTGGtcaagtttcccaggtggctcagtggtaaagaatctgcctgccaaagtggaagacaggtttgatccctgggttgggaagatcccctggagaaggaaatggcaagccactccagtattctcacctgggaaatcccatggacagaggagcctggcgggctacagttcatggggttgcaaagagttggacacgacttagcgactaaacagtaaATAAACAGTGTGACTGGGGACACGAAAGCAGAAGGAGAGCAGGATAAGGGAGAATGGGACTGTTGGGCTGGGTGCAGTTTCAAACAGGGTGCCCGAGGGTGGGCTTTGGGAAAGTGCGTGTatgttcagtcatttcagtcgtgtctaactctttgagaccccatggactgtaagcctccagtcgcttctgtccatgggattctccaggcaagaatactggagtgggttgccatttccttctccagggcatcctcctgactcaggggtcgaacctgtgacccctgcagtggaagcacggagttctaatcactggatggccagggaaatcccagattTGAGCATTTTGAGTCCAGGTGTGAGCTGTGGGCATCTCTTAGAGAAAACCATGCCAGGCAGCAGGAACAGAGAGTGCAGAGACCCTGAGGCAAGGCCAGGTGGGGCGTGTTTGGCAGCAACGAGGCCACTATGGAGGGAGGTGAGATCAGAGGAGAGACAGGGGTCAGATTGCGTGAGGCCTTGAAAGCCACCTCTTCTCATGTGCGCAAATGCAACCGCCTCCTGATGTCAGTTCCCACCCCACTCTGCCCTCTGATTTCTTCCTCATACAAGAGCCAGAGTGGTCTGTTACTAGTAACGATCTTAGTATTCATGGGCTAACATCATCTTCCTGGCGGGCACTAGtagtaaacaacctgcctgcacATGCAGGAGTCGCAAGagactgggtcgggaagatgccctggaggagggcctggcagcccac from Muntiacus reevesi chromosome 2, mMunRee1.1, whole genome shotgun sequence harbors:
- the HSD17B14 gene encoding 17-beta-hydroxysteroid dehydrogenase 14; this encodes MAMGTRYAGKVVIVTGGGRGIGAAIVRAFVESGAQVVICDKDEARGRAVERELPGAVFLLCDVTREEDVRTLVSETIRRFGRLDCIVNNAGYHPPPQWLEETSAQGFRQLLELNLLGTYTLTKLALPHLRKSRGNVINISSLVGAIGQSQAAPYVATKGAVTALTKALALDESQYGVRVNCISPGNIWTPLWEELAASTPDPTATIREGTLAQPLGRMGQPAEVAAAAVFLASEASFCTGTELLVTGGAELGYGRKAGQAAPAEAPTTPP